One genomic segment of Rhizobium gallicum bv. gallicum R602sp includes these proteins:
- a CDS encoding Spy/CpxP family protein refolding chaperone, translating to MKFVSTIAVVLLSNAAFATEQHQHHTMSPYTEETGRQIKSLSEADIDELMRGGGWGLAKPAELNGYPGPSHLLAMKNEIGLTQEQVHRVQSIFADMQRRAIQEGQRFVAAERELDAVFKNRSVAESQLPALIDNAEESRSRLRMIHLSAHLEVKAILTPEQIAKYNELRGYRK from the coding sequence ATGAAGTTTGTTTCGACTATCGCCGTCGTTCTTCTTTCGAATGCCGCCTTCGCGACTGAACAGCACCAGCACCACACGATGTCGCCGTACACCGAAGAGACTGGACGCCAGATCAAATCGCTTTCCGAAGCTGACATCGACGAACTGATGCGTGGGGGCGGTTGGGGCCTTGCGAAACCTGCCGAGCTGAACGGGTATCCGGGCCCATCGCACCTGCTTGCGATGAAAAATGAAATCGGGCTTACGCAAGAGCAGGTTCATCGCGTCCAGTCCATATTCGCCGACATGCAGCGTCGCGCGATACAGGAAGGGCAGAGGTTCGTGGCGGCCGAGCGCGAGCTTGATGCCGTCTTCAAGAACAGGTCGGTTGCGGAAAGCCAACTACCGGCCCTGATCGATAACGCTGAGGAAAGTCGCTCACGCCTGCGAATGATTCATCTTTCAGCGCACTTGGAGGTAAAAGCGATCCTGACGCCAGAGCAGATTGCCAAATACAATGAGCTTCGCGGATATCGCAAATAG
- a CDS encoding FixH family protein, translated as MKITRNFARGSLAAIAILSASSTFSYASPQYYEFQLVSAEVKQGPDAEVSVRLVDKRNGQPVSDAVIFTTLMDMAPEGMETMTTPVEELPSGQAGIYKFKTNLGMEGGWRFQLGAKVQGEGDTVTGEVVVKATP; from the coding sequence ATGAAAATCACAAGGAACTTTGCGCGAGGAAGCCTCGCTGCAATTGCCATTTTGTCAGCCTCATCGACGTTTTCCTATGCCAGCCCTCAATACTACGAGTTTCAGCTCGTGTCAGCAGAGGTGAAACAGGGACCCGATGCCGAAGTTTCTGTTCGTCTCGTTGATAAAAGAAACGGGCAGCCCGTATCTGACGCGGTTATTTTCACCACCCTGATGGACATGGCTCCAGAGGGCATGGAGACGATGACCACGCCTGTCGAGGAACTGCCCTCCGGGCAGGCGGGTATCTATAAGTTCAAGACCAATCTGGGCATGGAAGGCGGATGGCGCTTCCAGCTTGGGGCGAAAGTTCAGGGCGAGGGCGACACCGTCACAGGTGAAGTCGTCGTCAAGGCCACCCCGTGA
- a CDS encoding MerR family transcriptional regulator, whose protein sequence is MKTVALTHLTDIRQKIADLRRMEQTLASTVELCEFGDAMYCPILSVLSE, encoded by the coding sequence GTGAAGACGGTTGCGCTCACGCATCTCACGGACATTCGCCAGAAGATTGCCGATCTGCGCCGAATGGAACAGACGCTCGCCAGCACGGTGGAGCTTTGCGAATTCGGAGATGCGATGTACTGTCCAATTTTGAGCGTTCTCAGTGAATGA
- a CDS encoding cytochrome c, whose amino-acid sequence MKDISAAAKAISDMFLDPTTYDAQAFGNAAQTISAKSGKTIIEHFNFEVPAAGSDAKADILEERDHFARLADDLKAYADALGAAAQKNFGEMTSDMRMKPGEPMSGGPFGTDVSAKRLGSIPAEHSFHLMLQTCKVCHARFREKHQ is encoded by the coding sequence ATGAAAGACATCTCGGCGGCGGCTAAGGCGATCTCCGACATGTTTCTCGATCCGACTACTTATGACGCACAAGCTTTTGGTAACGCTGCCCAAACGATCAGCGCCAAGTCTGGAAAGACCATCATCGAGCACTTCAATTTCGAAGTACCGGCGGCGGGGTCCGACGCCAAAGCAGATATCCTTGAGGAAAGGGATCACTTTGCCCGACTTGCCGACGATCTTAAGGCATACGCCGATGCATTGGGAGCGGCGGCGCAGAAAAATTTCGGCGAGATGACTAGCGACATGCGGATGAAGCCTGGAGAGCCGATGAGCGGCGGCCCTTTCGGCACGGACGTCTCGGCTAAAAGGCTTGGCTCGATCCCCGCAGAACACTCGTTCCACCTGATGCTCCAGACGTGCAAAGTATGTCATGCTCGATTTCGGGAGAAGCATCAGTAG
- a CDS encoding four-helix bundle copper-binding protein encodes MHNVSSEMKECIDNCLACYQECLSMAMTHCLAMGGEHTKPDHFRLMMACAEICRTSAHFMLVGTEHHKHTCRECAEICRQCAADCERVGDMDSCVGACRRCAESCEKMAA; translated from the coding sequence ATGCATAACGTATCTTCCGAGATGAAGGAGTGCATCGACAACTGCCTCGCCTGTTATCAGGAATGTCTGTCGATGGCGATGACACACTGCCTGGCAATGGGCGGTGAGCATACGAAGCCAGATCACTTTCGACTGATGATGGCCTGCGCTGAAATCTGCAGGACGTCGGCGCATTTCATGCTGGTCGGCACAGAGCACCACAAGCACACCTGCCGAGAATGCGCAGAAATCTGCAGGCAGTGTGCGGCTGATTGTGAACGCGTCGGCGATATGGACAGCTGTGTCGGTGCGTGCCGTCGTTGCGCTGAAAGCTGCGAGAAAATGGCGGCTTAA
- a CDS encoding DUF305 domain-containing protein — protein MNVFVKTSLAIVGATALLSLAPLVVSAQEMTYPEKCKTEGMDMSKMGMSSGGDMPMGEMTDYQKASMDGMKSMHMNMMQGMMKKDADVSFICGMIAHHMGAISMSEVELKYGDNKEAKEMAQMVIDAQKKEIVDMTKWLDKEAK, from the coding sequence ATGAACGTTTTCGTGAAAACTTCGCTCGCCATTGTCGGCGCAACTGCTCTGCTGTCGCTGGCTCCGCTTGTGGTATCGGCCCAGGAGATGACTTATCCCGAAAAGTGCAAAACTGAAGGAATGGACATGTCGAAGATGGGCATGTCGTCGGGCGGCGACATGCCTATGGGCGAGATGACCGACTACCAGAAGGCATCGATGGACGGAATGAAGTCCATGCACATGAACATGATGCAGGGAATGATGAAGAAGGATGCCGACGTCTCCTTCATCTGCGGAATGATCGCCCATCACATGGGTGCGATCAGCATGTCTGAGGTCGAGCTGAAGTACGGCGACAACAAGGAAGCCAAGGAGATGGCTCAGATGGTCATCGATGCTCAGAAGAAAGAGATCGTCGACATGACCAAGTGGCTCGACAAGGAAGCCAAGTAA
- the cueR gene encoding Cu(I)-responsive transcriptional regulator, protein MNIGQAAKASGVSAKMIRYYEQIKLITPAHRTESSYRTYCENDIHTLRFIRRARDLGFSVEQMKTLLALWRDRSRASADVKSIALEHIAELERKAAAIQAMTQTLKHLANHCHGDERPDCPIIEEFANSASDDDLPGINARFGVNGLRTELPSR, encoded by the coding sequence ATGAACATCGGACAAGCAGCCAAAGCCAGCGGCGTGTCGGCGAAAATGATCCGCTACTACGAGCAGATAAAGCTGATCACGCCAGCGCATCGTACGGAATCGAGTTACCGGACCTACTGTGAGAACGACATTCATACGCTCCGCTTCATTCGCCGAGCACGCGATCTCGGGTTTTCGGTTGAACAGATGAAAACCTTGCTCGCGCTATGGCGAGACCGTTCACGCGCGAGCGCCGACGTCAAAAGTATTGCGCTGGAGCACATCGCCGAACTTGAGCGGAAGGCAGCTGCGATCCAGGCAATGACGCAAACGTTGAAGCACCTCGCCAACCATTGCCATGGCGACGAGCGGCCGGATTGCCCAATCATCGAGGAGTTCGCGAACTCGGCTAGCGATGATGACCTGCCAGGTATCAATGCCCGGTTTGGTGTGAATGGTCTGCGGACTGAGCTGCCCTCGCGCTGA
- a CDS encoding cation transporter, translating into MNTLLRTILIVSALVSGRAVAGERTATLDVENVSCAVCAPIVKRTLSRMPGVRQAALVEQDGTATATVSFDDEQVTQEALAAAVTNAGFPTQVQVTQR; encoded by the coding sequence ATGAACACTCTTCTTCGGACCATTTTGATCGTCTCTGCCCTAGTGTCGGGTCGCGCTGTGGCTGGCGAGCGCACCGCGACGCTTGATGTCGAAAACGTGAGCTGTGCCGTTTGTGCGCCGATTGTAAAGCGAACTCTGTCGCGAATGCCGGGAGTGCGCCAGGCCGCATTAGTTGAACAGGACGGCACGGCGACAGCGACCGTTAGCTTTGACGACGAGCAGGTGACGCAGGAGGCGCTGGCAGCGGCGGTCACGAATGCAGGCTTTCCTACGCAGGTGCAGGTCACCCAGCGCTGA
- a CDS encoding Crp/Fnr family transcriptional regulator, with protein MSDLFLDHFLELSTGKATFAAGQHIFNQGDAITWLYLMRAGTIHLVRHQADGNVAVLQRASPGMVVAEASVFSSRYHCDAVAVTNSEALIIPVNSVRALLRNEPAFAETWASYLSHQLQQVRKRAEIASLKTVSARLNAWLAWNDGLLPSKGEWKHLADEIGVSPEALYRELAKRGKSFSHKTS; from the coding sequence ATGTCCGATCTCTTTCTCGACCATTTTCTGGAACTGTCGACAGGCAAAGCAACCTTTGCGGCCGGACAGCATATCTTCAATCAAGGTGACGCGATCACATGGCTGTATCTGATGCGGGCCGGAACAATCCATCTTGTCCGACACCAAGCCGATGGGAACGTCGCCGTGCTTCAGCGGGCTTCGCCAGGCATGGTCGTCGCAGAAGCTTCCGTGTTCTCGTCCCGGTATCATTGTGATGCGGTCGCCGTAACGAATTCCGAGGCGCTGATCATTCCCGTAAATTCCGTCAGGGCGCTCCTCAGGAATGAGCCCGCATTCGCAGAAACCTGGGCTTCTTATCTGTCGCATCAGCTGCAACAGGTACGTAAGCGTGCGGAAATCGCGAGCCTCAAAACCGTTTCAGCGCGTTTAAACGCGTGGCTTGCTTGGAATGATGGGTTACTGCCATCAAAAGGTGAGTGGAAACACCTCGCTGATGAGATCGGAGTGTCGCCGGAAGCGCTTTATCGAGAACTGGCAAAGCGCGGCAAATCTTTTTCGCACAAGACTTCTTGA
- a CDS encoding acyltransferase family protein: protein MLVHLPIEATPSMLVGVRNYAWVGVDIFFVLSGFLIGTQLFKEISRTGGVDLKSFYLRRAFRIFPAFFIVLGLYAIFPILRDAPTMQSIWSFATFTVNFNFDPRVGRAFTQAWSLCVEEHFYLVLPLLVLLLHRRISMRWTLLIAAAMVIAGMILRYTIWENQIGVLVDADKLRDAFAVYLRDVYYPTYTRLDGLMFGVILAAARFFKPELCKRYAPARVALPIGVGLVAAALVLFSIRGPLAGTNLFLVFQAQLGSVAGFPLISIGIALILGAMLDLEHVLKRWPVPGAMVVATLSYSLYLTHKSAFHIDRLIFGEANLQGGSGFVVYLVTSFAAAVVLWFCVERTFLLLRDRVLSPSK, encoded by the coding sequence ATGCTCGTGCACCTCCCTATCGAGGCGACACCGTCGATGCTCGTCGGCGTCCGCAATTATGCATGGGTGGGAGTGGATATTTTCTTCGTTCTGAGCGGATTTCTGATCGGAACCCAACTCTTCAAAGAGATTTCACGGACAGGAGGCGTGGATTTAAAGTCCTTCTATCTCCGTCGCGCCTTCCGTATTTTTCCGGCGTTTTTTATTGTTCTCGGCCTCTACGCAATTTTTCCCATTCTCCGCGACGCCCCGACGATGCAATCGATCTGGAGCTTTGCGACCTTCACTGTGAACTTCAACTTCGATCCGCGCGTAGGCCGTGCCTTTACGCAGGCATGGTCGCTTTGTGTCGAGGAGCATTTCTATCTGGTCCTGCCGCTCCTCGTATTGCTCCTGCATCGCCGGATCAGCATGCGCTGGACGCTTCTGATCGCTGCGGCAATGGTGATTGCGGGAATGATCCTTCGGTACACGATCTGGGAGAACCAGATCGGAGTCCTCGTCGACGCCGACAAGCTGAGAGATGCTTTCGCCGTCTATCTCCGGGACGTATACTACCCGACATACACCCGCCTAGATGGCCTGATGTTCGGTGTGATCCTTGCTGCTGCGAGATTTTTCAAACCGGAACTCTGCAAGCGTTACGCGCCTGCGCGTGTGGCCCTGCCGATAGGCGTCGGCCTCGTCGCGGCCGCTCTTGTGCTGTTTTCGATTCGAGGGCCACTTGCCGGAACAAACCTCTTTCTCGTCTTTCAGGCGCAGCTTGGTTCGGTTGCCGGATTCCCGCTCATTTCAATCGGTATCGCTCTCATTCTCGGCGCTATGCTCGACCTGGAGCATGTTCTCAAACGATGGCCGGTTCCGGGTGCCATGGTCGTCGCCACCTTGTCATATAGCCTGTATCTGACCCACAAATCGGCCTTTCATATCGACAGGCTCATCTTTGGGGAAGCGAACCTCCAGGGCGGCTCCGGCTTCGTGGTCTATCTTGTCACCAGCTTCGCTGCAGCAGTTGTGCTGTGGTTCTGTGTCGAGAGGACGTTCCTTCTCCTTCGGGATCGGGTTCTCTCTCCGAGCAAATGA
- a CDS encoding efflux RND transporter periplasmic adaptor subunit — protein sequence MKTAAWLAAVTSLALVGGGAYLAGAQGVGKQQLHRLFDMSVAEAQPSKPEPTGAVIYYRHPDGLPEYSAKPKKTSDGRDFVSVRESEDISFTASGVKTAETTDQPKRSMSGSPAKERKVLYYRNPMGLPDTSKVPKKDSMGMDYIPVFEGDQAGASTVKVSLGKLQRTGVKTTKAELASISRKIRVPGTVTLDERLISVISMRTDAFVDDVANVTTGDRIGKGESLFSFYSKEIATTGAEFAAGKGDLRNSDAGSALRLKNLGVPDQVIRSIAERHQVPTSIEYVSPRNGIVLERMATTGMMAKQGDPLFRIADTSHVWVIADVPEFDLASIQKGVPVAVRVRSLPGRTFEGAVDLIYPEIQQETRTTKVRIELPNPDGILMANMYADVEIEAGVQKPVVAVPNSAIIDTGNRQVVFIDKGDGKFEPKDVSLGMRGEEQTEITKGIAAGDQVVVAANFLLDAESNLNSALSGMAPNEVKP from the coding sequence GTGAAGACCGCAGCATGGCTGGCCGCCGTTACCTCCCTCGCCCTCGTTGGCGGGGGAGCGTACCTGGCTGGTGCCCAGGGAGTAGGCAAGCAACAACTCCACCGGCTTTTCGACATGTCCGTCGCTGAAGCACAGCCGAGCAAACCTGAACCGACCGGGGCCGTCATTTATTACCGCCATCCGGACGGGCTGCCCGAATATTCTGCCAAGCCTAAGAAAACGTCGGACGGGCGCGATTTCGTGTCCGTTCGCGAAAGTGAAGACATCAGCTTTACAGCCTCAGGCGTCAAAACGGCCGAAACGACCGACCAGCCGAAAAGGTCGATGTCGGGATCGCCTGCGAAAGAACGCAAGGTCCTTTATTATCGCAACCCGATGGGTCTTCCGGACACTTCCAAAGTGCCGAAGAAGGATTCCATGGGAATGGATTACATCCCCGTCTTTGAAGGCGATCAGGCCGGCGCATCGACGGTCAAGGTTTCGCTCGGCAAGCTGCAGCGCACGGGTGTCAAAACGACGAAGGCCGAACTGGCGAGCATCTCCCGCAAAATCCGGGTGCCCGGAACGGTCACCTTGGACGAGCGGCTCATCAGCGTCATCTCTATGCGCACCGATGCTTTCGTCGATGACGTGGCAAACGTTACAACTGGCGACCGCATCGGCAAGGGAGAGAGCCTCTTCAGCTTCTATTCCAAGGAAATCGCCACCACCGGAGCTGAATTCGCTGCGGGGAAGGGCGATCTCCGCAACAGCGATGCCGGTTCGGCGCTTCGACTGAAGAACCTGGGCGTACCGGACCAAGTGATCCGGAGCATTGCCGAGAGGCATCAGGTGCCAACGAGCATCGAATATGTTTCCCCCCGCAATGGGATCGTCCTTGAACGCATGGCGACAACCGGAATGATGGCGAAACAGGGTGATCCGTTGTTTCGGATTGCGGACACCTCCCATGTCTGGGTCATCGCCGACGTGCCGGAATTCGATCTGGCTTCCATTCAAAAGGGAGTCCCGGTTGCCGTGAGGGTTCGGAGCCTCCCGGGCAGGACTTTCGAAGGAGCCGTCGATCTCATCTATCCCGAAATCCAGCAGGAGACTCGCACAACGAAAGTCAGGATCGAGCTTCCAAACCCGGACGGTATTCTGATGGCCAACATGTACGCCGACGTCGAGATCGAAGCAGGCGTACAGAAACCAGTCGTCGCCGTGCCCAACAGTGCAATCATCGATACCGGCAACCGGCAGGTCGTCTTCATAGACAAGGGTGACGGCAAGTTCGAGCCAAAGGATGTCTCTCTCGGCATGCGCGGTGAGGAGCAGACTGAGATCACCAAAGGCATCGCAGCGGGCGATCAGGTGGTGGTGGCGGCCAACTTCCTGCTCGATGCCGAGAGCAACCTAAACTCGGCGCTGAGCGGCATGGCACCGAATGAGGTGAAGCCATGA
- a CDS encoding mercuric transporter MerT family protein, which produces MTARMKIGEADDQPKKETRQSINGLLAAGGIIAALGASSCCVVPLALLALGISGAWIGNLTAFAPYQPLFVTAAIGCLAVGFLRVYFPQKASCANGTSCTHPRSSHLTKFSLWVAAVLVTVAVAFPYLARFFLET; this is translated from the coding sequence ATGACAGCGCGAATGAAGATTGGCGAGGCCGATGACCAACCCAAAAAGGAGACCAGACAATCAATCAATGGCCTCCTGGCGGCTGGTGGCATCATCGCCGCACTTGGCGCGTCCTCATGTTGTGTCGTACCACTTGCGCTACTCGCGCTCGGCATAAGCGGCGCTTGGATAGGCAATCTGACCGCCTTTGCCCCCTATCAGCCTCTCTTTGTCACGGCTGCTATTGGCTGCCTCGCTGTGGGTTTTTTGCGCGTCTACTTCCCACAAAAGGCGTCATGTGCGAACGGCACCTCTTGCACGCACCCGCGTTCGTCGCACCTAACCAAATTTTCCCTTTGGGTGGCGGCGGTGCTGGTCACCGTGGCTGTGGCGTTTCCCTACCTTGCTCGTTTTTTCCTCGAAACCTGA
- a CDS encoding GDCCVxC domain-containing (seleno)protein — protein MVQLRSTLTCPHCRQQATEIMPTDACQYFYDCRGCGAILRPKDGDCCIFCSYGSVPCPPIQQMREYETPDNCSPIA, from the coding sequence ATGGTGCAACTACGCTCAACGCTGACATGTCCGCACTGCAGACAGCAGGCAACGGAAATCATGCCGACAGATGCGTGTCAGTATTTCTATGACTGCAGAGGTTGTGGAGCGATATTGCGACCGAAGGACGGCGATTGCTGCATTTTCTGCTCTTACGGTTCCGTTCCCTGTCCGCCGATACAGCAGATGCGAGAGTACGAAACACCAGACAACTGCAGCCCCATTGCGTAA
- a CDS encoding heavy metal translocating P-type ATPase: protein MTAISQMEKSTALPIPTEFGIEGMSCASCVVRVEKAIKSIPGVNAASVNLATERATVTFKDAVDTVAVLQAIEGAGYEAKIETQEFLVEGMTCASCVSRVERALKAVPGVTEANVNLTTEKATIRYVSGATTSAALSAAVRNAGYETKATVNVAPEDQEDSRDVEIRSLRRELLLAAALTLPLFTAEMGSHFIPGVHGFIMDTVGMRESLYAQFGLATIVLFGPGLRFFRKGVPNLLRWTPDMNSLVVLGTTAAWAYSVVATFLPSALPAGTVNVYYEAAAVIITLILLGRYLEARAKGKTSQAIKRLLGLQAKTAFVDHGGEFVEIQISDVVVGDVIRIRPGEKVPVDGTVVTGASYVDEAMITGEPVPVLKTADSEVVGGTINKTGSFTFRATKVGSDTLLAQIIKMVEAAQGSKLPIQALVDKVTGWFVPAVMAAALLTFGAWMLLGPSPALSFALVNAVAVLIIACPCAMGLATPTSIMVGTGRAAELGILFRKGEALQSLRDTQIIAVDKTGTLTKGKPELTDFQVLPGYSRDDVLSWVASLETLSEHPIAEAIVAAGKASGLLNLEVSGFEASPGFGVSGIVAGRKILVGADRALAREGIEVTAFASLASDLGREGKSPLYTAVDGQLAAIIAVSDPIKETTPAAIQALHAQGLKIAMITGDNRRTAEAIAAQLGIDQVIAEVLPDGKVEAVKKLRENGQKVAFIGDGINDAPALSEADVGLAVGTGTDIAIESADVVLISGDLTGVARAIALSRATIRNIMQNLFWAFAYNVSLVPVAAGVLYPINGTLLSPVFAAGAMAMSSVFVLGNALRLRRYQAN, encoded by the coding sequence ATGACTGCCATATCACAGATGGAAAAATCGACCGCGCTGCCCATCCCGACCGAGTTCGGGATCGAAGGAATGTCCTGTGCGTCGTGCGTCGTCCGGGTCGAGAAAGCCATCAAATCTATTCCCGGCGTCAATGCCGCGTCAGTCAACCTTGCGACAGAGCGAGCAACGGTAACTTTCAAGGATGCGGTCGATACCGTTGCCGTCCTGCAGGCCATCGAGGGTGCTGGCTATGAAGCAAAGATCGAAACGCAGGAATTTCTCGTCGAGGGTATGACTTGCGCGTCTTGCGTCTCGCGCGTCGAGCGTGCCCTCAAGGCGGTTCCCGGCGTTACGGAAGCCAACGTCAATCTTACGACGGAGAAGGCGACAATCCGTTATGTGTCAGGCGCAACGACCTCAGCGGCTCTCTCCGCAGCCGTCCGCAATGCGGGTTACGAGACCAAAGCCACTGTCAATGTTGCCCCTGAGGATCAAGAAGATAGCCGCGACGTTGAAATTCGGTCTCTCCGCAGAGAGCTACTTCTCGCCGCCGCTTTAACGCTGCCGTTGTTCACCGCGGAAATGGGCTCGCACTTCATTCCCGGGGTGCATGGCTTCATCATGGACACGGTCGGAATGCGTGAGAGCCTGTACGCCCAGTTCGGGCTGGCAACCATCGTATTGTTCGGCCCAGGGCTTCGTTTTTTCCGCAAGGGTGTCCCAAACCTGTTGCGTTGGACACCTGATATGAATTCTCTTGTCGTTCTCGGGACAACGGCGGCGTGGGCCTATTCAGTAGTCGCCACGTTTCTTCCGAGCGCCCTGCCCGCTGGTACCGTTAACGTCTATTATGAGGCAGCAGCCGTCATCATCACGCTGATCCTTCTGGGTCGGTACCTTGAGGCTCGGGCGAAAGGCAAAACCAGCCAGGCAATCAAGAGGTTGCTCGGCCTTCAGGCCAAGACTGCCTTTGTCGATCATGGCGGTGAATTCGTAGAAATACAGATCAGCGATGTCGTCGTCGGAGACGTCATTCGAATTCGCCCTGGCGAAAAGGTGCCGGTCGACGGGACTGTCGTTACTGGTGCATCCTACGTCGATGAAGCCATGATAACGGGTGAACCGGTACCAGTCTTGAAGACCGCCGATAGCGAAGTTGTCGGCGGCACCATCAACAAGACCGGTTCCTTTACGTTCCGCGCAACGAAAGTCGGTAGCGACACTCTGCTCGCGCAGATCATCAAGATGGTCGAGGCAGCGCAGGGCTCGAAACTGCCGATCCAGGCGCTGGTTGACAAGGTCACCGGCTGGTTCGTGCCTGCTGTGATGGCCGCAGCTCTCCTGACGTTCGGCGCTTGGATGCTGTTGGGGCCATCTCCGGCTTTGAGCTTTGCGCTGGTCAATGCAGTCGCGGTCCTGATCATTGCCTGCCCCTGCGCCATGGGCCTCGCGACGCCAACCTCAATCATGGTCGGCACCGGACGTGCTGCAGAGCTTGGCATCTTGTTCCGCAAAGGCGAAGCACTTCAAAGCTTGCGGGATACGCAAATCATCGCAGTCGATAAGACGGGTACACTGACCAAGGGCAAGCCCGAACTCACCGACTTCCAGGTGTTGCCAGGCTATAGCCGTGATGATGTGCTCTCTTGGGTCGCCAGCCTTGAAACCCTCTCGGAGCATCCGATTGCGGAAGCTATTGTTGCAGCAGGAAAGGCAAGTGGGCTTCTGAACCTGGAAGTATCTGGTTTCGAGGCATCGCCGGGCTTCGGCGTGAGCGGTATCGTTGCCGGGCGTAAAATTCTCGTCGGTGCTGACCGAGCGCTGGCCCGCGAAGGCATTGAAGTCACAGCCTTCGCCAGCCTCGCAAGCGATCTTGGTCGCGAAGGAAAGTCGCCCCTTTACACAGCTGTCGACGGACAACTGGCAGCCATCATTGCGGTGTCCGATCCGATAAAGGAAACGACGCCAGCCGCAATCCAAGCACTACACGCCCAAGGCTTGAAGATTGCGATGATTACCGGCGACAATCGTCGCACGGCAGAGGCAATTGCCGCGCAATTGGGTATTGATCAGGTTATCGCGGAGGTTCTTCCGGACGGCAAAGTAGAGGCCGTTAAAAAGCTTCGCGAAAACGGCCAGAAGGTTGCGTTCATCGGCGATGGCATCAACGATGCCCCGGCCCTGTCTGAAGCTGACGTCGGCCTGGCGGTCGGTACCGGTACCGACATCGCCATCGAAAGTGCGGATGTCGTGCTGATATCAGGCGATCTGACCGGTGTGGCTCGCGCCATTGCACTCAGCCGGGCGACGATCCGGAACATCATGCAGAACCTGTTCTGGGCCTTCGCCTACAACGTCAGCCTGGTGCCGGTGGCAGCCGGTGTCTTGTATCCAATTAACGGCACACTGCTCTCGCCGGTCTTCGCAGCGGGGGCGATGGCAATGTCCAGCGTCTTCGTCTTGGGCAACGCGCTTCGTTTGCGTCGTTACCAAGCCAACTGA
- a CDS encoding heavy-metal-associated domain-containing protein encodes MYEFEIQNMTCGHCAGTVEKAIKAADPAASASIDLTAKSAKVETRVDPATIKAAIENAGYPSSFRQI; translated from the coding sequence ATGTACGAGTTCGAAATTCAGAATATGACCTGTGGACACTGCGCCGGTACGGTTGAAAAGGCGATCAAGGCTGCCGATCCAGCAGCGTCTGCCAGCATCGATCTTACTGCGAAGAGTGCCAAGGTCGAGACTAGAGTTGATCCGGCGACCATCAAGGCTGCAATCGAGAACGCGGGCTACCCCTCAAGTTTTAGGCAAATTTGA
- a CDS encoding adenylate/guanylate cyclase domain-containing protein: MRQRENLDKAPATVAFIDIAGFSAIADVYGDAAALDVLEVFESMVRDALSGYEPPIKWIGDEAMLSFPEPDTAIQVLGTLLQACRKESRLPLTRTALNHGPVIRRAGDLFGSTVNVAARIAALASPGQLLATQPIAEAAAARGILVRDLGMVAIRSVAGEVPLYEIELGPSADPAWIDPVCKMHAPYSSYRRAAPQGPWFCSPLCEEAYRLSPQTYELPR; this comes from the coding sequence GTGAGGCAGCGAGAGAATTTGGATAAAGCTCCCGCCACCGTTGCGTTCATAGATATCGCGGGTTTCAGCGCTATTGCGGACGTGTATGGTGACGCGGCTGCGCTTGACGTGCTTGAAGTATTCGAAAGCATGGTCCGCGACGCCCTCAGCGGCTATGAGCCCCCGATCAAATGGATCGGCGATGAGGCAATGCTCTCGTTTCCTGAGCCCGATACAGCGATCCAGGTACTCGGAACGCTGTTGCAGGCATGCCGTAAAGAATCGCGGCTACCGCTTACTCGGACGGCGCTGAACCATGGGCCGGTGATCCGCAGAGCAGGCGATCTCTTTGGATCGACTGTCAACGTTGCTGCCCGCATCGCCGCGCTCGCATCGCCTGGTCAATTGCTTGCCACTCAACCCATTGCCGAGGCGGCTGCCGCCAGAGGTATTCTAGTGCGAGACCTCGGGATGGTGGCGATTAGATCGGTAGCCGGGGAAGTCCCTCTCTATGAGATCGAGCTTGGTCCGTCGGCTGACCCGGCCTGGATCGATCCGGTGTGTAAGATGCATGCACCGTATTCATCCTATAGGCGGGCCGCCCCTCAGGGGCCGTGGTTTTGTTCGCCGCTTTGTGAAGAAGCATATCGACTGTCGCCCCAGACCTATGAGTTGCCCCGGTGA